Proteins encoded in a region of the Bacillota bacterium genome:
- a CDS encoding redox-sensing transcriptional repressor Rex has protein sequence MRRLKAPEVVVRRLALYLRLLQGLGDDGGERFISSKELGDKAGVNSAQVRKDLALFGEFGKQGVGYEVGYLREELRSILNANRTVNICLVGAGELGTAISRYNLRRFSREKNYP, from the coding sequence GTGAGAAGGTTGAAGGCCCCAGAAGTGGTTGTCCGCCGCCTGGCCCTTTATCTCCGGCTTCTGCAAGGCTTAGGTGATGACGGGGGCGAACGCTTCATCTCCTCGAAGGAGCTCGGCGACAAGGCCGGCGTCAACTCGGCCCAGGTTCGCAAGGACCTCGCCCTCTTCGGCGAGTTCGGCAAGCAAGGGGTCGGCTACGAAGTCGGCTACCTGCGCGAGGAACTGCGCTCAATCCTCAACGCCAACCGCACCGTGAACATCTGCCTGGTCGGCGCCGGCGAACTCGGGACGGCCATCTCCCGTTACAACCTGCGGCGGTTCTCTCGCGAGAAGAACTACCCG
- a CDS encoding AsnC family transcriptional regulator has product MINLDDLDDLDRRLLTEVQEGLPLTREPFGDLSRKLGRPAPEILERLRRLKDGGLVRRFGGVFDTRALGFASVLMAASVPPRNLERVAAVVNECPGVTHNYAREGEAYNLWFTLSAPTPSDLDAAVADLSGRTGIDRWLRLPAEKVYKIGVKLDLTASEGVRGRLFQAKEAFGAGAEAGSGEKTQGIRGPCGLDRRIIAALQGDIPLVPRPFDAIAESLGLDPEVIIERLRRFGGRGWLRRVAATLYHRRAGFVANAMAVWQVDPAAADQAGRVLAAFPQVSHCYLRPPGRSWPYNLYAMIHGRTAEECRRAAAEMTAAIVPLDHRLLFSTREFKKTSPVYYAEAREHQKEGGET; this is encoded by the coding sequence GTGATCAATCTGGACGACCTGGATGACCTCGACCGCCGCCTCCTGACCGAGGTCCAAGAGGGCCTGCCCTTAACTCGGGAGCCCTTCGGCGACCTATCCCGGAAGCTGGGCCGCCCGGCGCCCGAGATCCTGGAGCGGCTGCGCCGCCTGAAGGATGGTGGGCTGGTCCGGCGCTTCGGCGGCGTCTTCGACACGCGGGCCCTGGGCTTCGCCAGCGTCCTGATGGCCGCCTCGGTCCCGCCGAGGAACCTTGAACGGGTGGCGGCCGTAGTCAATGAGTGCCCGGGAGTCACCCACAACTACGCCCGCGAGGGAGAGGCCTACAACCTCTGGTTCACCCTCTCCGCCCCGACCCCGTCGGACCTCGACGCGGCGGTGGCCGACCTGTCCGGGCGGACGGGGATCGATCGGTGGCTGCGACTCCCGGCCGAGAAGGTCTACAAGATCGGGGTCAAGCTCGACCTGACTGCCTCGGAGGGGGTCCGTGGTCGACTTTTCCAGGCGAAAGAGGCGTTCGGAGCAGGAGCCGAGGCGGGTAGCGGCGAAAAAACCCAGGGCATTCGGGGTCCCTGCGGGCTTGACCGCCGGATCATCGCCGCCCTCCAGGGCGACATCCCGTTGGTCCCACGGCCGTTCGACGCCATCGCCGAGTCCCTCGGGCTCGATCCGGAGGTGATCATCGAGAGGCTTCGGCGCTTTGGCGGCCGCGGTTGGCTCAGACGGGTCGCCGCCACCCTGTACCACCGGCGGGCGGGCTTCGTCGCCAACGCCATGGCCGTCTGGCAGGTCGACCCCGCCGCCGCCGACCAGGCCGGCCGGGTCCTCGCCGCCTTCCCGCAGGTGAGCCACTGCTATCTGCGGCCGCCGGGGCGGTCGTGGCCGTACAACCTGTATGCCATGATCCACGGCCGGACGGCGGAGGAGTGCCGGAGGGCGGCGGCCGAGATGACCGCCGCCATCGTCCCGCTTGATCACCGGTTGCTCTTCAGCACGAGGGAGTTCAAAAAGACCAGCCCGGTCTACTACGCCGAGGCAAGAGAGCACCAAAAGGAGGGGGGAGAGACGTGA
- the hemB gene encoding porphobilinogen synthase yields the protein MAFPITRMRRLRQSGVIRRMVRETSLAVDDLIYPLFVTHGRGVRREIPSMPGVFQLSVDELAGELGDVTALGIPAIILFGLPESKDAIGSEAYDDDGIVQRAIRAAKDRFPELVVVTDVCLCEYTDHGHCGIIQGEKVLNDPSLELLAKTALSHAVAGADIVAPSDMMDGRVAAIRKTLDEEGYESTVIMAYSAKYASAFYGPFREAAESAPKFGDRQAYQMDPANVREALREVALDIDEGADIVMVKPALAYLDVVRAVRERFDLPLATYNVSGEYAMVKAAAQRGWIDERRVVTELLTAMRRAGADLILTYFAKDVARWLRG from the coding sequence ATGGCTTTTCCCATCACCAGGATGCGTCGCCTTCGGCAAAGCGGGGTGATCCGCCGGATGGTCAGGGAGACCTCCCTGGCCGTCGACGACCTCATCTACCCGCTCTTTGTCACCCATGGCCGGGGGGTCCGCCGGGAGATCCCGTCCATGCCCGGGGTTTTCCAGCTGTCCGTCGACGAACTGGCCGGCGAGCTTGGCGACGTGACCGCCCTCGGGATCCCGGCGATCATCCTCTTCGGCCTGCCCGAGAGCAAGGACGCCATCGGCTCAGAGGCCTACGACGACGATGGCATCGTCCAGCGGGCTATCAGGGCGGCCAAGGACCGCTTCCCCGAACTGGTCGTGGTCACCGATGTCTGCCTATGTGAGTACACCGACCACGGCCACTGCGGGATCATCCAGGGTGAGAAGGTCCTCAACGACCCCTCCCTGGAGCTCCTGGCGAAGACGGCGCTCTCCCACGCGGTCGCCGGGGCCGACATCGTCGCCCCGTCGGACATGATGGACGGTCGGGTCGCCGCCATCCGCAAGACCCTCGACGAGGAGGGCTACGAGAGCACGGTCATCATGGCCTACTCGGCCAAGTACGCCTCGGCCTTCTATGGTCCGTTCCGGGAGGCGGCCGAGTCGGCTCCGAAGTTCGGTGACCGGCAGGCCTACCAGATGGACCCGGCCAACGTCCGGGAGGCCCTCCGGGAGGTGGCCCTGGACATCGATGAAGGGGCCGACATCGTCATGGTCAAGCCGGCCCTGGCTTATCTGGACGTCGTCCGGGCCGTCCGGGAGCGTTTCGATCTGCCCCTGGCGACCTACAATGTCAGCGGCGAGTACGCGATGGTCAAGGCGGCCGCCCAGCGCGGGTGGATCGACGAGCGAAGGGTGGTCACCGAGCTCCTGACCGCCATGCGGCGGGCCGGGGCCGACCTCATCCTGACCTATTTCGCCAAGGACGTCGCCCGCTGGCTCCGGGGGTGA
- the hemC gene encoding hydroxymethylbilane synthase codes for MGGVHGLPAVVRVGSRESALAIKQTEWVVARLQGRHPGLRCEIVGIKTKGDRILDVSLSKIGGRGLFTKEIEAALVEGRIDLAVHSLKDMPTVLPAGLVIAAVTEREDPRDVLVGRRGLTLATLPRSAKVGTSSLRRAAQLKHYRPDLQIVPIRGNLATRLRKMDEEGLDAIVLAAAGLRRLGLDDQITDYLPESVCLPAVGQGALAIEAREGDRVVADIVGPLNDAATAASVAAERGFLRRLGGGCQVPIGALGQYSDGRVHLAGVVADPEGVEAVRGELEGPADEAEAIGAKLAGELLANGARGILARVEAAAPAEVVASENEPPSEPPAMAGARSEASGSPGAGHGRVFLIGAGPGDPGLLTIKGRDCLARADVVVYDRLVNPRLLAHCRPDAELIYVGKGPDRHTMRQDEINQVLVEKAAAGLTVARLKGGDPFVFGRGGEEAEALLEHGLPFEVIPGVTSAVAAPAYAGIPVTHRDFTSSVTIVTGHEDPEKEATNIDWASLGAGTGTLIFLMGTRNLPLIAQNLAANGRPPETPTAVIHWGTFPRQRTVVAPLKDIAHQADLAGITNPAVVLVGRVAGLRERLAWFENRPLFGRRVLTTRTRVQAGDLTEALTDLGAEVVEYPLIAIVPPTDYQPLDRAIAAVEGGLFDWLVFTSQNGVDGFFARLAETGRDVRLLHQVRLCAVGPATGEALSRRSLVVDLIPPEFNADGVLAALLETTVEGQRVLVVRAEEGREVLIDGLIRAGREVVAAAAYRNVPAGSAPGTLPRWLEPLPDLLRHDPPDLVTFSSSSTVKNFIALLPPRDLMALMSGIAVACIGPQTAQTAAAFGLRVDAMPPRSTIPDLVKAVLEYFRRAGPAAAASPAGTPRSTSAPRKE; via the coding sequence ATGGGAGGGGTCCATGGGCTCCCGGCCGTCGTCCGCGTCGGATCCAGGGAAAGCGCCCTGGCCATCAAGCAGACCGAGTGGGTCGTCGCCCGACTACAAGGACGTCACCCCGGGCTGCGTTGCGAGATCGTCGGCATCAAGACGAAAGGGGACAGGATTCTCGACGTCTCCCTGAGCAAGATCGGTGGTCGCGGGCTGTTCACCAAGGAGATCGAAGCTGCCCTGGTCGAGGGTCGGATCGATCTGGCCGTCCACAGCCTCAAGGACATGCCGACGGTCCTTCCCGCTGGGTTGGTCATCGCCGCTGTCACTGAGCGCGAGGACCCCCGCGACGTGCTCGTCGGCCGGCGCGGCCTGACCCTGGCCACCCTGCCGCGCTCGGCCAAGGTCGGGACCTCCAGCCTTAGGCGGGCGGCCCAACTCAAGCACTACCGCCCCGACCTGCAGATCGTCCCCATCCGCGGGAATCTGGCCACCAGGCTTCGGAAGATGGACGAGGAAGGCCTCGACGCGATTGTCCTGGCGGCGGCCGGCCTGCGCCGCTTGGGGCTCGATGATCAGATCACCGACTACCTCCCGGAATCCGTCTGTCTGCCGGCCGTGGGTCAAGGCGCGCTGGCCATCGAAGCCCGCGAGGGCGACCGGGTGGTTGCCGACATCGTCGGCCCGCTGAACGACGCGGCCACGGCCGCGTCGGTCGCCGCCGAGCGGGGGTTCCTGCGCCGCCTTGGTGGCGGCTGCCAGGTCCCCATCGGCGCCCTCGGCCAATACAGCGACGGAAGGGTCCACCTGGCCGGGGTGGTGGCCGACCCCGAGGGCGTGGAGGCCGTCCGCGGCGAACTGGAGGGCCCGGCCGACGAGGCCGAGGCCATCGGGGCCAAGCTGGCCGGAGAACTGCTGGCCAACGGGGCCCGGGGGATCCTGGCCCGGGTCGAGGCGGCCGCGCCGGCCGAGGTCGTCGCTTCCGAGAACGAACCACCGTCTGAGCCGCCCGCCATGGCCGGCGCCCGTTCCGAGGCGTCCGGTTCTCCGGGGGCTGGTCACGGCCGCGTCTTTTTGATCGGGGCGGGTCCCGGCGACCCGGGCCTGCTGACCATCAAGGGTCGGGACTGCCTGGCCCGGGCCGACGTGGTCGTCTACGACCGCCTGGTCAACCCGCGGCTACTGGCCCACTGCCGCCCCGACGCCGAACTCATCTACGTGGGCAAGGGCCCCGACCGGCACACCATGAGGCAGGACGAGATCAACCAGGTCCTCGTGGAGAAGGCCGCCGCCGGCCTGACCGTGGCCCGCCTGAAGGGCGGCGACCCGTTCGTCTTCGGGCGCGGCGGGGAGGAGGCCGAGGCTCTTCTCGAGCATGGCCTGCCCTTCGAAGTCATCCCCGGAGTGACGTCGGCCGTGGCCGCCCCGGCCTACGCCGGCATCCCGGTCACCCACCGCGACTTCACCTCATCAGTGACCATCGTCACCGGTCACGAGGACCCCGAGAAAGAAGCGACCAACATCGACTGGGCGTCTTTAGGAGCGGGAACCGGCACCCTGATCTTCCTGATGGGCACCAGGAACCTGCCTCTCATCGCCCAGAACCTGGCGGCCAACGGCCGTCCTCCGGAGACGCCCACCGCGGTCATCCATTGGGGGACCTTCCCGCGCCAGCGGACGGTGGTCGCCCCCCTGAAGGACATCGCCCACCAGGCCGACCTGGCCGGGATCACCAACCCGGCGGTGGTCCTCGTCGGAAGGGTCGCCGGTCTGCGGGAGCGCCTGGCCTGGTTTGAGAACCGGCCGCTGTTCGGCCGCCGCGTCCTGACCACTCGGACGCGGGTCCAAGCCGGTGACTTGACCGAGGCCCTGACCGACCTCGGGGCCGAGGTCGTCGAATACCCGCTGATCGCCATCGTTCCCCCCACTGACTATCAGCCCCTCGATCGAGCCATCGCGGCGGTCGAGGGGGGGCTCTTTGACTGGTTGGTCTTCACCAGCCAGAACGGAGTCGACGGCTTCTTCGCGCGCCTGGCCGAGACCGGCCGGGACGTCCGCCTGTTGCACCAGGTCAGGCTGTGCGCCGTCGGACCGGCCACCGGCGAAGCCCTGTCCCGACGCAGCCTCGTCGTCGACCTCATCCCGCCCGAGTTCAACGCCGACGGCGTCCTCGCCGCCCTGCTCGAGACGACCGTCGAGGGTCAGCGGGTCCTGGTCGTTCGGGCCGAGGAGGGCCGGGAGGTCCTCATCGACGGGCTCATCCGAGCCGGGCGCGAGGTGGTCGCGGCGGCCGCCTACCGGAACGTGCCGGCGGGGTCGGCGCCGGGCACCCTGCCCCGGTGGCTGGAGCCCCTGCCCGACTTGCTCCGCCACGACCCGCCCGACCTGGTCACCTTCAGCAGCTCCTCGACGGTCAAGAACTTCATCGCCCTGCTGCCCCCGCGGGACCTGATGGCCCTGATGTCGGGTATCGCCGTGGCCTGCATCGGCCCACAGACGGCGCAGACCGCGGCCGCTTTCGGGCTTCGGGTGGACGCCATGCCGCCCAGGTCCACGATTCCCGACCTAGTCAAGGCGGTGCTCGAGTACTTCCGGCGGGCCGGCCCGGCGGCGGCCGCCTCCCCGGCCGGAACGCCGCGTTCCACCTCCGCACCGCGAAAGGAGTGA
- a CDS encoding bifunctional precorrin-2 dehydrogenase/sirohydrochlorin ferrochelatase — MPAYYPISLNLTGRPCLVVGGGSVAARKTASLLEAGAKVTVVAPDIGPPLDEMAAAGLVVLRRRPFDRSDLEGCDLVVAATDDPAVNQTVSTEARGRRVLVNVVDDPERSDYIVPAVVRRGALCLAVTTDGYSPALAKRIRDRLASEFGPEYGQFLDWLGETREKIKREEPDETRRKALFEALVDSNVLAKLRDGRAKAARDEFDRLLRERPRSDQ; from the coding sequence ATGCCTGCATACTACCCCATCAGCCTGAACCTGACCGGGCGGCCGTGCCTCGTCGTCGGCGGCGGCTCCGTCGCCGCCCGCAAGACGGCCTCCCTGCTCGAGGCCGGCGCGAAGGTCACCGTGGTGGCCCCGGACATCGGCCCGCCCTTGGACGAGATGGCCGCCGCCGGCCTGGTCGTCCTGCGCCGCCGCCCTTTTGACCGGTCCGACCTGGAGGGCTGCGACCTGGTGGTGGCGGCCACCGACGACCCGGCCGTCAACCAGACCGTTTCCACCGAGGCTCGGGGGCGTAGGGTCCTGGTCAACGTGGTCGACGACCCGGAGCGATCCGACTACATTGTCCCGGCCGTCGTCCGGCGCGGCGCCCTCTGCTTGGCGGTGACCACCGACGGCTACAGCCCGGCCCTGGCGAAGCGGATCCGCGACCGCCTGGCGTCCGAGTTCGGCCCAGAGTACGGGCAGTTTCTGGATTGGCTGGGAGAAACCCGGGAGAAGATAAAACGAGAAGAGCCTGATGAGACCCGTCGCAAGGCCCTCTTTGAGGCTCTGGTGGACTCGAACGTGCTGGCCAAGCTAAGGGACGGCCGGGCCAAGGCCGCCCGCGACGAGTTCGACCGGCTCCTTCGAGAGCGACCGAGGAGCGATCAATGA
- the ccsB gene encoding c-type cytochrome biogenesis protein CcsB, which translates to MTQASGGLYVLTLILYAASAATYFGFLYWRHWERAAAWTGRLALTVHTLTIAARVAESGRPPFVYLFEATLFFTWLLMLNYTLLEAILGLKVAGVFVTPVTFILLFAAAAMPKEAAAFDPTLSGAWVAVHLSLSILAYAAFTMAFVLTLMYLLQERQLRAKAFRLIFRRLPSLEILDTWSHRLIDVGFALLTLGIISGSIWAGYAWGSHWSWDPKETFSILTWALYGVYLILRARFGWNGRKAAYLSLAAYAMVLANFFVVNLFLNSLHRRL; encoded by the coding sequence ATGACCCAGGCCAGCGGCGGACTATACGTCCTGACCCTGATCCTCTACGCCGCCTCGGCGGCGACCTACTTCGGGTTCCTCTACTGGCGGCATTGGGAGCGCGCCGCCGCCTGGACCGGACGTCTGGCCCTGACCGTTCACACCCTGACCATTGCCGCGCGGGTGGCCGAGTCGGGCCGTCCGCCCTTCGTCTACCTCTTTGAGGCGACCCTCTTTTTCACCTGGCTGCTGATGCTGAACTACACCCTCCTCGAGGCGATCCTCGGGTTGAAGGTGGCCGGCGTCTTCGTCACTCCCGTGACCTTCATCCTCCTCTTCGCCGCCGCGGCGATGCCCAAGGAAGCGGCGGCCTTCGACCCGACGCTTTCCGGGGCCTGGGTCGCGGTCCACTTGTCTCTGTCCATCCTGGCCTATGCCGCCTTCACGATGGCCTTCGTCCTGACCCTGATGTATCTGCTCCAGGAGCGGCAGCTCAGAGCCAAGGCCTTCCGGCTGATCTTCCGCCGCCTGCCCTCCCTGGAGATCCTCGACACCTGGAGCCATCGGCTGATCGACGTCGGCTTCGCCCTCCTGACCCTCGGGATCATCAGCGGTTCCATCTGGGCCGGTTATGCCTGGGGCAGTCATTGGTCGTGGGATCCCAAGGAGACCTTCTCCATCCTCACCTGGGCGCTCTACGGCGTCTACCTGATCCTACGTGCTCGCTTCGGCTGGAACGGGCGGAAGGCGGCCTACCTGTCCCTCGCCGCCTACGCCATGGTCCTGGCCAATTTCTTCGTCGTGAACCTCTTCTTGAACAGCTTGCACCGGAGGCTCTAA
- the hemA gene encoding glutamyl-tRNA reductase has protein sequence MSLVSVGLNHHTAPVELRERLAFADPGLASAALTKLAGVEEGVVVSTCNRAEVFAMVQADDAEGLVAGFVSAHHGVPKDAFADHLYVHYELEAARHLFTVATGLDSMILGETQILGQVKDCYLAAKERGATGKVLSELFERALRTGKRGHAETVISQNAVSVGYAAVELARKVFRSLEGRRTLIIGAGQMSELVAKHLEAGGLNHVVVANRTRERAEEMAARFGGRAVPFDQVPAELVQADVVISSTSAPGFVLTTEAVRAAMRSRRARPLFLIDIAVPRDIDPACHGVENVFLYDIDDLQAVVEANLEDRKREVGKVQRIIEEELKSFGTWLSSLDAIPVIRSLRDKAEGIRRVELERALARLPELTEKERGVVEAMSSLIVNKLLNDPTLKLKELAASDDGRTYLRAARELFNLKLGGEGERR, from the coding sequence GTGAGCCTGGTTTCCGTCGGACTCAATCACCATACGGCCCCAGTCGAACTGCGGGAACGGCTGGCCTTTGCCGATCCCGGCCTGGCTTCCGCCGCCCTGACCAAGCTCGCCGGGGTGGAGGAGGGCGTGGTCGTTTCGACCTGCAACCGGGCCGAGGTCTTCGCCATGGTCCAGGCCGATGACGCGGAGGGCCTCGTGGCCGGCTTCGTCTCGGCCCACCACGGCGTCCCGAAGGACGCCTTCGCCGACCATCTCTACGTCCACTACGAACTCGAGGCCGCCCGCCACCTCTTCACCGTGGCCACCGGACTGGACTCGATGATCCTCGGCGAGACCCAGATCCTCGGGCAGGTCAAGGACTGCTACTTGGCGGCCAAGGAGCGCGGGGCGACCGGGAAGGTCCTGTCGGAGCTGTTCGAGCGGGCCCTCCGGACGGGCAAGCGGGGGCATGCCGAGACGGTCATCAGCCAGAACGCCGTCTCGGTCGGGTATGCCGCAGTGGAGCTGGCCCGCAAGGTCTTCCGCAGCCTCGAGGGTCGGCGGACGCTGATCATCGGGGCCGGCCAGATGAGCGAGTTGGTGGCCAAGCACCTGGAGGCCGGCGGCCTTAACCACGTGGTCGTGGCCAACCGGACCCGCGAGCGCGCGGAGGAGATGGCCGCCCGCTTCGGCGGCCGGGCCGTCCCCTTCGATCAGGTCCCGGCCGAACTGGTCCAGGCCGACGTGGTCATCAGTTCGACCAGCGCCCCCGGATTTGTCCTGACCACCGAGGCCGTCCGCGCCGCCATGCGCTCGCGGCGGGCCCGGCCGCTCTTCCTCATCGACATCGCCGTCCCCAGGGACATCGACCCCGCCTGCCACGGCGTGGAGAACGTCTTCCTGTACGACATCGACGACCTGCAGGCGGTGGTCGAGGCCAACCTCGAAGACCGTAAGCGCGAGGTCGGCAAGGTCCAGCGGATCATCGAGGAAGAGCTGAAATCCTTCGGGACCTGGCTCAGTTCGCTCGACGCCATCCCGGTCATCCGCTCGCTGCGGGACAAGGCCGAGGGTATCCGCCGGGTCGAACTGGAACGCGCCTTGGCGCGGCTGCCCGAGCTCACTGAGAAGGAGCGGGGCGTGGTCGAGGCGATGTCGTCCCTCATCGTCAACAAGCTCCTCAATGACCCGACCCTGAAGCTCAAGGAGCTGGCGGCCTCCGACGACGGACGGACCTATCTGAGGGCCGCCCGTGAGCTCTTCAACCTGAAGTTGGGTGGGGAGGGGGAGCGCCGATGA
- a CDS encoding ubiquinone/menaquinone biosynthesis methyltransferase, producing MKEALEARQGKELYVHNLFAAIAHHYDVMNMVMSAGMLRLWQRAFAARTGLQPGGRALDVCAGTAELSLVMARQVGSGGQVTGIDFSPEMLEVGRAKAQAARAGVSGLAPIELVEGDALALPFAADRFDCAATGFALRNVKDVPGAVAEMVRVVRPGGRVVSLELSKPLNPFIREPYYLYFYHVVPILGWIIDPKTERRLRAYGWLPKSLIPFPTQDGLADIFRRAGLVDVGYRGLTGGIVSVHWGTKPS from the coding sequence GTGAAAGAGGCCCTCGAGGCCCGGCAGGGCAAGGAGCTTTATGTCCACAATCTCTTCGCGGCCATCGCCCACCACTACGATGTGATGAACATGGTCATGAGCGCGGGGATGTTGCGCCTGTGGCAGCGGGCCTTCGCCGCCAGGACGGGCCTTCAACCCGGCGGTCGGGCGCTGGACGTGTGCGCCGGCACGGCCGAGCTGTCGCTGGTCATGGCCAGGCAGGTCGGCTCAGGCGGGCAGGTCACTGGGATCGACTTCTCCCCGGAAATGCTCGAGGTCGGACGGGCCAAGGCCCAGGCGGCCCGGGCCGGGGTCTCGGGTCTGGCGCCCATCGAGCTCGTCGAAGGGGACGCCCTGGCCCTGCCCTTCGCGGCCGACCGCTTCGACTGCGCCGCCACGGGGTTCGCCCTGCGGAACGTGAAGGACGTCCCGGGGGCCGTGGCCGAGATGGTCAGGGTCGTCAGGCCGGGGGGCCGGGTGGTCTCCCTGGAACTCTCCAAGCCGCTCAACCCGTTCATTCGTGAACCATACTACCTATACTTCTACCACGTGGTCCCGATCCTCGGTTGGATCATCGACCCCAAGACCGAGCGGCGCCTCAGGGCCTATGGCTGGCTGCCCAAGTCCCTGATCCCCTTCCCGACCCAGGATGGCCTGGCCGACATCTTCCGCCGGGCGGGGCTGGTCGACGTGGGATACCGTGGCTTGACCGGCGGCATCGTCAGCGTCCACTGGGGGACCAAGCCGAGCTGA
- the menA gene encoding 1,4-dihydroxy-2-naphthoate octaprenyltransferase: MANSQAGTAPTSSIALWARAMRAPFFTASATPVFIGTAAAWAIAGRFDLVLFLLATLGSMLAHAGANLSNDFFDTESGDDRVNRFRTPFNGGTGVIVEGSLTSKQVYRAALGCFAIGALIGVYLAWRSGSAVIALMLLGFLCGYFYTAGPIRAAYRGFGEIVLGFAFGPLIGLGAWFVQTQRLDVVGLIVSVPVGLLVTAILYANQFPDYEADGAAHKRNLVVRLGTRRAVYGYYGLMALNYLSILAMPLWPGLPMTVWLGLLTIPMAIKASAILGAHHDQPPALVPAQALTIGAHLLTGLLITAGLLINRGVIR; this comes from the coding sequence ATGGCCAACAGTCAGGCCGGCACGGCCCCGACAAGTTCCATCGCTCTATGGGCTCGCGCCATGCGGGCTCCATTCTTCACCGCCTCAGCGACCCCGGTCTTCATCGGGACGGCGGCCGCCTGGGCCATCGCCGGCCGGTTCGACCTCGTCCTCTTCCTCTTGGCCACCCTGGGTTCGATGCTGGCCCACGCCGGGGCCAACCTGTCCAACGACTTCTTCGATACGGAGAGCGGCGACGATCGGGTCAATCGCTTCCGGACCCCCTTCAATGGGGGCACGGGGGTGATCGTGGAAGGCAGCCTGACGAGCAAGCAGGTCTACCGGGCGGCCCTCGGATGCTTCGCCATCGGTGCCCTGATCGGGGTCTACCTCGCCTGGCGGAGCGGGTCGGCGGTCATCGCCCTGATGCTCCTGGGCTTCCTCTGCGGGTACTTCTACACCGCCGGACCGATCCGGGCGGCCTACCGCGGTTTCGGTGAGATCGTCCTCGGCTTCGCCTTCGGCCCCCTCATCGGCCTCGGCGCCTGGTTCGTCCAGACGCAGCGGCTGGACGTTGTCGGTTTGATCGTTTCCGTGCCCGTCGGCCTCCTGGTGACGGCCATCCTCTACGCCAACCAGTTCCCCGATTATGAGGCGGACGGTGCGGCCCACAAGCGCAACCTGGTCGTCCGGTTGGGTACCCGGAGGGCGGTCTACGGCTACTACGGCTTGATGGCCCTGAATTACCTGTCGATCCTGGCCATGCCCCTGTGGCCTGGCCTGCCGATGACCGTCTGGCTCGGCCTCCTGACCATCCCGATGGCCATCAAAGCCTCGGCCATTCTGGGGGCGCATCACGATCAGCCGCCGGCCCTGGTCCCGGCCCAAGCCTTGACCATCGGGGCCCATCTGCTCACCGGCCTTCTGATCACGGCCGGACTACTCATCAACCGCGGGGTGATTCGGTGA
- a CDS encoding ABC transporter permease, which produces MDQALWISILAAAITAGTPILYAALGEVLAQRSGVMNLGVEGMMLIGAVTGFTFTVKMGSPWVGLLAAMGAAGVLALVHAFLTISLRANQVVSGLALTIFGTGLSGYLGKSMIGIPAPATFKQWLFPGLGKLPVLGPILFNQDSLVYITYILVPLLWFFVYRTKPGLHLRSTGENPAAADAVGVNIFATRYVYVVVGGMLSGVAGAYLSLAYAPSWLENMTAGRGWIAIALVIFAMWDPLRAMAGAYIFGGVDALTFRLQALGVVIPSFFLKMLPYLFTIIVLVIATRETVSRKSASPEALGLAYDREGR; this is translated from the coding sequence ATGGACCAGGCCTTGTGGATCTCAATCCTGGCGGCCGCGATCACGGCCGGCACGCCAATCCTCTACGCCGCCCTCGGCGAAGTGCTCGCCCAGCGGTCCGGGGTGATGAACCTCGGGGTCGAGGGGATGATGCTGATCGGGGCGGTCACCGGGTTCACCTTCACGGTCAAGATGGGTAGCCCCTGGGTGGGACTCCTGGCGGCGATGGGGGCGGCCGGCGTCCTCGCTCTGGTCCACGCCTTCCTGACCATCAGCCTGCGGGCCAACCAGGTGGTCAGCGGCTTGGCCCTGACCATCTTCGGCACCGGCCTGTCCGGCTATCTGGGCAAGTCGATGATCGGCATCCCGGCCCCGGCCACCTTCAAGCAATGGCTCTTCCCGGGGCTTGGGAAGCTGCCGGTGCTCGGACCGATCCTTTTCAACCAGGACTCGCTGGTCTACATCACCTACATCCTGGTGCCTCTGCTCTGGTTCTTCGTCTATCGGACCAAGCCTGGGCTGCACCTGAGGTCGACCGGGGAGAACCCGGCGGCGGCCGATGCCGTCGGGGTCAACATCTTCGCCACCCGTTACGTCTACGTGGTCGTTGGCGGGATGCTCTCCGGCGTCGCCGGCGCCTATCTCTCGCTGGCCTATGCCCCGAGCTGGCTGGAGAACATGACCGCGGGGCGCGGCTGGATCGCCATCGCCCTGGTCATCTTCGCCATGTGGGACCCCCTCCGGGCGATGGCCGGGGCCTACATCTTCGGCGGCGTCGACGCCCTGACGTTCCGCCTCCAGGCCCTGGGCGTGGTCATCCCGTCCTTCTTCCTGAAGATGCTGCCTTACCTCTTCACCATCATCGTTCTGGTCATCGCCACCAGGGAGACCGTCTCCCGAAAGTCGGCCTCGCCGGAGGCCTTGGGGCTGGCCTACGACCGAGAAGGCCGCTGA